In Nitrosopumilus sp., the genomic stretch ACAACAGAGATTAAAAAATTCCAGGAAACAAACAACGAATTGATCAAACTAGAATCTGAGAAAGATAGCATTACATCAGACATTACAAGACTGAAAGAGAATTTAGGGGACAAGATAGACTCTGATAAAGAATCCATTCAAAACACATTAGACGATCTAGTTCAAGAAAAAGAATCATTAGAAAAATTTGCTGAGGAGATTAAAGAAAAACTGGACAAAGTAAAAGACAGCAGAGTTCAAAAGGAAACCCTAAAGAATTCATTAGAGAAAGAAATTGAAACATTTACAGCATTGGGAAATGCATGCCCGACTTGCAAGCAAGAGATTACTGATTTACACCATCACAATCTAGTTGATGAAAAGAAGAAAGAAGTAGATGCATTAACTCTAGAATTGAAATCAATTACTGATTCTTTTTTTGAATCAAACTCAAAATCCAAAGAGATTCAAACAAAGATAGAATCGTATGAAAAAGAGATTCAACAAATACAGAGAACCATTCCAGGAATTGAAGAATACCACAGGAAAACAACACTGATATCGCAAATTGAGGCTAAAATTAATAGATTAAAAGAGAGTTTCTCAGAGTTTGAAGGAAATAATCCCGTAGAATACCTAACAGAAGTCAAAGACAGCCTGACTATCTACGAGAATGCAACGGAGCAAATGAAACAGATAGTGGAGGCAAAACAAAAAGTCGAGAAACTAATTTCAAATTATCAAAGAGAAATAGAATTAACTGAATCGCAAATTACTCAAAGGGAGTCAGAACTAAAAGAAATTCAATTGGAACTAGAATCATTTGGGAATTTAGACAAGGAAATCTCTGGCAAAGAAGAAGAACTGGGTTCGCTTCGAAATGAGATTTCAAGAATTTCAAATACCATTGCGGCATCTCAAGAGAAATCAAACAATGAATCCCAAAAAATCGAGCAAAACAAACTCAAAATAAACGAATCCAAAAAATGGGAAGTAAGATACAAGAAATTTGTCCAGTTCCAGGAATGGTTAGAGGTGTTTTTCATTCCAACAATATCTCAGATTGAAAAGCAGGTGTTACTATCCATATTGCAAAATTTCAACGAGACATATTCCAGATGGTACTCCATTCTGGTTGAAGATCCTACCAAAGAATCACGAATTGATGAGAACTTTACACCGATTGTAAATCAGGACGGATATGATCAAGAAGTGGGATTTTTGTCAGGCGGGGAAAAGACAAGCATTGCATTGGCATACAGGTTGACTCTGAATTCCCTGATGAGGAAAGAGACAGAGTCCATGAAATCCAACTTGTTGATTTTAGACGAGCCCACAGATGGGTTTTCCAAGAATCAGTTGGGAAAGGTAAGAGAGGTATTAGATGAGCTCAAATCAGAGCAGATAGTGCTTGTTTCCCACGAAAAAGAACTTGAGGGGTATGTAGATAACATTTTTCAGATTTCAAAAAGCGATGGAATATCAAAGATTGTAAGAATGAACTAGTCAGAATTATTAATTTATGAAAAACAGGTACCCATTGCTTGTCCACATAACATCAAGGTATGTGTTGTGAAAAAAGATAATGATGATCAAACATGGGAAAAAGTTTTGGAAATGGCTGGGCCAAAACCAAAAAAATCTTCTTAGTTTAAAAAAATCTACAATTCCACACTGGTCTTGAGATAAATTCTGTCATTTTCTATGACAAATACAATTTTGTCGCCTTCACTCCATTTCTGTGATCTTCTGACTTCCTTAGGAATTGTTACTTGAAATTTGTGGCTGATGGTACTCATGCCTAGTATCTCTTTTTTTGATTTGTCACTCAATACAATGCGCCTTACTTGTAAAGAAAGTAGGTAAAGTTGATTAAGTAGGCCAAAGAAAGTAAAGAAATCTTTGCAAGTAAAGGAGTTTTGAGGTTGAGAAATAAAGCATGTTAATCAATAAGGGAACAATTGTATTCGGATTGCTATCTGTTTCACTTTTAATAATTCCAGCATTTGCAGAATCACAAATACTCCCAACTGAGAAAGGAACACTAGCTGTTAAATTAACATATGATGAGATAGATCCAAACACTCAAACAAAAATAAATATTGATTTTATCAATCCTCACACACAAAAAATCCAGGCGCATATTGATTACACTGTGTCAGTTTCAAAAGATGGCGAGACGGTATTTGGTCCAATTCCATTAACACATGCATCATTAGGTTCTGTAAAGATTCCAATTGAATTCAATCTTGGTGAAGGAGTATACACTATGAATTTTAATATTGAAGGAATTTTATTCCAGCCAATCCCGGCAGAAGATGTTTCTTTTGATATAGTGGTTAAGAATTCTTTGGACTCACCAAATGATTCCATCTTACCACAATCAAAGGAATCTGAAATAGATTCAGATAATTCGCCGTTTTCTTCCAGAGAAGATGCATTGCCCGTGGTAGATACAACAGTCGAATCAATCCCTCTGCAATTTGATATCTTTGGTGGTGAGAGGTCTGCAGTATTGCCAGAATTAAGTGGGGAGGAAAAAGCTGAAGAAATTGTCGAATTGTACTATTCAGATTCTTTTGCTTATCTGGATCTTAACAACAATGACTTTCAGATTATTGCAGACTTGCTCAACAAGTATGTTTCTAAGATAAAAGAAGAAGTTCCTAAAGAAGTAATTGCCAGTCCTGCATATCTTTCATCAGATGTAGATTTGATTGATGATATTCTTGAAAAAGCTGAACTGAAAGAAGAGTTTTATTCAGAATATGTAAAGGCATTGAAAGATATTGCTAAAAACAAATTAGAATTATTAGATTCCCTTGAAACAGAAAAGAAAAATGAGATTAATGAATTAGAA encodes the following:
- a CDS encoding SMC family ATPase, which translates into the protein MILNSIIIDNIRSYEHEEVEFPRGISLFEGDIGSGKSTVLMSIEFALFGLGSQKAEALLSKKYDSGSVILDFSVDGERYEIKRTLMRKKSAINQDPKNSWIKIAGEKELLSPSELKQRVLQILKFNEPADPKAESKIFRYAIFTPQEAMKEVLFDSAKRLETIRKAFGIEDYSIAHSNAREVLSEIRTKAAVLQVKFSDISELESQINESKKMISEINEEMSKKQKESKNLQSQEEKNNDELRKLRAKNNEKIKLESRKENLEEKIESGKERIENIEKDFESFEIELRNNNEKMEKLIEIKKPDTTKSITQLTTEIKKFQETNNELIKLESEKDSITSDITRLKENLGDKIDSDKESIQNTLDDLVQEKESLEKFAEEIKEKLDKVKDSRVQKETLKNSLEKEIETFTALGNACPTCKQEITDLHHHNLVDEKKKEVDALTLELKSITDSFFESNSKSKEIQTKIESYEKEIQQIQRTIPGIEEYHRKTTLISQIEAKINRLKESFSEFEGNNPVEYLTEVKDSLTIYENATEQMKQIVEAKQKVEKLISNYQREIELTESQITQRESELKEIQLELESFGNLDKEISGKEEELGSLRNEISRISNTIAASQEKSNNESQKIEQNKLKINESKKWEVRYKKFVQFQEWLEVFFIPTISQIEKQVLLSILQNFNETYSRWYSILVEDPTKESRIDENFTPIVNQDGYDQEVGFLSGGEKTSIALAYRLTLNSLMRKETESMKSNLLILDEPTDGFSKNQLGKVREVLDELKSEQIVLVSHEKELEGYVDNIFQISKSDGISKIVRMN
- a CDS encoding AbrB/MazE/SpoVT family DNA-binding domain-containing protein → MSTISHKFQVTIPKEVRRSQKWSEGDKIVFVIENDRIYLKTSVEL
- a CDS encoding CFI-box-CTERM domain-containing protein, giving the protein MLINKGTIVFGLLSVSLLIIPAFAESQILPTEKGTLAVKLTYDEIDPNTQTKINIDFINPHTQKIQAHIDYTVSVSKDGETVFGPIPLTHASLGSVKIPIEFNLGEGVYTMNFNIEGILFQPIPAEDVSFDIVVKNSLDSPNDSILPQSKESEIDSDNSPFSSREDALPVVDTTVESIPLQFDIFGGERSAVLPELSGEEKAEEIVELYYSDSFAYLDLNNNDFQIIADLLNKYVSKIKEEVPKEVIASPAYLSSDVDLIDDILEKAELKEEFYSEYVKALKDIAKNKLELLDSLETEKKNEINELELDDTLKEDYISRISKITDIQKKSFASKMAEIITPLEEKSKPNSAQNKIKDEILSQPEGGGCLIATAAYGSELAPQVQQLREIRDNQLLNTESGTNFMESFNQFYYSFSPVIADYERENPLFKEAVRIAITPMISSLSVLNYVNVDSEIEVLGYGLSLIILNVGMYFVAPAIILMGIIKRF